The following proteins come from a genomic window of Planctomycetia bacterium:
- the ybeY gene encoding rRNA maturation RNase YbeY yields the protein MIVVEVNNRQSRLPIDSARLAEVVRSVLVGEGRAEGQVSLAIVDGPSMHELNRRHLAHDYPTDVLSFVLEQTDDLLEGEIIVSADEALLNAPRFELAPAAELTLYAIHGALHLCGYDDLDEAAATVMRSRERHWLAAHGLPTTSREELRRWPATAEQGP from the coding sequence CGTCGAAGTCAACAACCGCCAAAGCCGTCTCCCGATCGACTCCGCTCGATTGGCCGAAGTCGTGCGCTCCGTGCTCGTCGGAGAAGGCCGCGCCGAGGGGCAGGTCAGTCTGGCGATCGTCGACGGCCCGTCCATGCACGAACTGAATCGCCGCCATCTCGCCCACGACTATCCCACGGACGTCCTGAGCTTCGTCTTGGAACAGACGGACGACCTGCTGGAAGGCGAGATCATCGTCAGCGCCGACGAGGCCCTGCTAAACGCGCCGCGGTTCGAACTGGCCCCCGCAGCGGAGTTGACGTTGTACGCCATCCACGGCGCGCTCCATCTTTGCGGCTACGATGACCTGGATGAAGCAGCCGCGACGGTGATGCGGTCGCGCGAGCGGCACTGGCTCGCGGCCCATGGCCTGCCCACGACGAGCCGTGAAGAATTGCGTCGGTGGCCAGCCACGGCGGAGCAGGGGCCGTGA